The genomic segment TGACCGGATGTCGCTGGTCAGTGGTGATGTGCATGTGGCCATCCGCATGGGCAGCCAACCGCAGGAGCCGGATCTGATTGCACGCCGGTTGCTGCCTGCCACTATGGAGTACTATGCCGCCAAACGTTATATCCAGCGTTATGGTACGCCGAGGTCGCTGGCGGATGTGAATCGTCATCAGTGGGTGCTGCCGTCGGGTAACAAGCGTCAGATTTCCGGTATCTGGCAATTGCTGGAACGCCTTGACCCTCATCAGATCGTATTTGAGAGCAACAGCTTTACCGATATTTATTCAGCAGTCTCTGCGGGAATGGGCATTGGTCCGATCGGCATGTTACAGCGCTCGGGCAATAGTCATGAAGCGCTGCAGTTGGTTGAGTTTGGTCTCCATGCGGAGCCTTCTTATATGTGGTTTGTGTATCACAAGGACATGCGAGGCAGCGGCAGAATCAAGGCTCTGCAGAGTTTTGTGCTGGAGCATGTGTCAGCCATGATGCCGGGCGTAGTGGGTCAGTAGTCGGTCCGAGGCTACAGGGCATCTGAAAATGCAGCGAACGCTGAAAGGACAAGGCAAAAATCGGCGAAAAAGCGCACGCCTGCACGGATGCCGGCGTTAGAGCGACACAGGAAGCCAACGCCGAGTTGATGAGTGATAAATGAGCATTTTGAGTCGATATTTAACACTGTCATTTCGAGTGCAGTCATTTATAGATGTGCCCTACAGTAACTGGCTCGACAGTCCCAGGCTGGCCGACAGACAGGGCCATGGCTGACAGATCCGGGTCACTGTGGTTGCGCTCGCGCCGGAAGGATAATGATTGATCAGGGCATCCGGGTTGTGGATCAGGGCTTCAATCTGCTCGTCAATACGTATTGCATCGTCACCCAGCAGTGTCTGTATAACGATGTTAGCGGTGGCGGGGTCATGATCGATCAATGGTTGGCCATAACGGCTAATAAAGGCGTCATTGCAGGTTTCCAAGATCCTCAGGGTGAAATAGGCCTGCCGCAAGGCGATCAGGCTGCCAGAGGCACCGGCAGGTATCGAAAGTTCGAGCAGTGGCAGAGTGTTTTCAATGCGCCGGTGCAGACGCGGCGCACTGTTCTTGAGCGGTGGCAGAACCAGACGCTGATAGACGCAATAGGCCAGGGTGTACTGACAAAGCTGGCTGACGGCGGCTTCACTGGCCAAATGAACGATACGGCTCAGGCTGTTGAGGCTCGCGGTGATGCGCGCTTCCAGATCAGATCCTTGTTGCAGATCGTTCTGTACACGCGGGCTGGTTACGGCCATAGGCGTCATTATTACCTCTGTATTTTTAGTTATTGTAGTAAAATCAATGATTTACTAATAGATGTAGGTGCTGATCAAAAAAGTATAGTAAATATTGACGGACTGGCCAGTCGATTAGTGCTCTGGTGCAAAAGAGACAGGTTCGCGATAAAGCTGAAGTGTGAAGCGCATCACAAATACCGCCCTGGCCAATAAAAACGCATAAAAACTCAGCCATAAACCGGTGTTGCCCAGCTCGCTGGTGAGCCACCAAAGCGGCATGAAGACCAGTAATGCGGCAGTTAACATGGCATTACGCATGGTACTGGCGGCACCGGCACCGATACACAACCCATCCAGCCAGTAGCTCCAGAAGCCCACCAGAGGCAAACCAATCAGCCAGATTTGATACTCATCCAATAGTGGTAACAGCGCCGGGTTGTTCGTAAACAGTGGCCATAACCAGTTGCCCGCAGCGGTAAAGGTCAGGCTCAGCAGGATTGCCAATGTCAGAGAATTGACGCCAGTAATAATAACGATGCGTTGAACGTTAACAGACAGGCGTTCGATAGCATCGCGGCTGCGTCGCTGGTGTGCGGTTTGACCGGTCTGCGCCAGTGCTTGTCCAGTCAGACTTTCTGCCGCATGGGCAATGCCGTCCAGGGCGTTGGAAATCAGCAACAGCAAGGTGATCATCAGGCTGTTGGCCGCCAGAATCAGCTCGCCTTGACGTGCACCCTGGGCGTTAAAAAAGGCAAACACCAAGAGCAGCGTCAGCGTTCTTACAAACAGCTGGCGGTTGATGCGGATCATGGGCTGTAGTTGCTGCCAGGACGGGCGGCGGTGCCAACGCTGTAGGACTTTGTGAATCAGGCAGTGCTGGTCAGCGAGAGCCTCAACGCCACTCTGTTGCCGCCAGACAAACCACAACCCGGTGACGAGACCGAGGTAGTCGGCAATAACGCTGCCGAGGGCAACCCCGTCAGTGGTCATGTCCATACCATAGACAAACAAGGCATCCAGGCCACCATTCGCCAGGTTGGTGACGGTCATAATGATCAGTGGTACACGGGTTTGGCCACGGCCGATAAACCAGCCCAACAGCGCATACTGGGCGAAGACTGCCGGCACCGAAATGACTCGAATACTGAGGTACAGTTGGGCACCGTCAGAGACCGCTTGCGTCGCCCCCATCCAGGGGATTACCTGAGGTAACAGCAGCCAGCCACAGCAGCCAATAATGGCGCTCAGGGGAAGAGCCAGCCAGAATGCATGGCCCAATACCCCGGTCTGTTCGGCGGTCGAGCGGCTGCGCGCAGTCAGCGCGGTTGTACCCATCCGTAAAAAGCCGAAGCTCCAGCACAGCAGGGTAAACAGCTGGGCACCAATTGAGACGGCGCCGAGGTAGGCGGCGTCGGGCAGATGGCCGAGAATCGCGCTGTCGACCAGACCCAGCAGTGGAACGGTGATATTGCTCAGCATCACCGGCCAGGCAATGGCGAGGATGCGACCTTGTGTCGCGGCCCAGCCGGGGGCTGGCACAGCGGATGTAAACGACATGGCTGGTATACTCACGAATCAGCAACAGGAGAACGTAAATGAACAATCGGGTGTCTGCAGCGTCCCGCGTCGGCGCTATCTTACTCTTCGTGGTGCTGGCTGTATCGGCTGCCGTGGGGATGTTGATGGCTCATCTGGCCGATCCGGCAGCGCGACTGGGCTCCACCAGTGGGGTGATGTTGTTTAATCACAGCAGTCCGGTCAGTGACTTCAAATTTATTGACCAGCATGGCGAACACCGT from the Candidatus Thalassolituus haligoni genome contains:
- a CDS encoding LysR family transcriptional regulator, with the translated sequence MQNDDFSWDDLYVAYRVAELGTLSKTGERLGLNHSTVLRRISRLEQQLGVKLFIRHQRGYRLTDAGQLMLQRMQPIADEMLRLYSGLTSFEASPSGTLRISTVSDFSLFFAPLLHTFREQYPHIRVQVVATDDRMSLVSGDVHVAIRMGSQPQEPDLIARRLLPATMEYYAAKRYIQRYGTPRSLADVNRHQWVLPSGNKRQISGIWQLLERLDPHQIVFESNSFTDIYSAVSAGMGIGPIGMLQRSGNSHEALQLVEFGLHAEPSYMWFVYHKDMRGSGRIKALQSFVLEHVSAMMPGVVGQ
- a CDS encoding MATE family efflux transporter, whose amino-acid sequence is MSFTSAVPAPGWAATQGRILAIAWPVMLSNITVPLLGLVDSAILGHLPDAAYLGAVSIGAQLFTLLCWSFGFLRMGTTALTARSRSTAEQTGVLGHAFWLALPLSAIIGCCGWLLLPQVIPWMGATQAVSDGAQLYLSIRVISVPAVFAQYALLGWFIGRGQTRVPLIIMTVTNLANGGLDALFVYGMDMTTDGVALGSVIADYLGLVTGLWFVWRQQSGVEALADQHCLIHKVLQRWHRRPSWQQLQPMIRINRQLFVRTLTLLLVFAFFNAQGARQGELILAANSLMITLLLLISNALDGIAHAAESLTGQALAQTGQTAHQRRSRDAIERLSVNVQRIVIITGVNSLTLAILLSLTFTAAGNWLWPLFTNNPALLPLLDEYQIWLIGLPLVGFWSYWLDGLCIGAGAASTMRNAMLTAALLVFMPLWWLTSELGNTGLWLSFYAFLLARAVFVMRFTLQLYREPVSFAPEH